Proteins from a single region of Hordeum vulgare subsp. vulgare chromosome 6H, MorexV3_pseudomolecules_assembly, whole genome shotgun sequence:
- the LOC123405201 gene encoding AUGMIN subunit 7-like gives MAEIANFLSITPSVDTKAIQGKGSYHEWVELLRLIVDLVEASCYADNPEWSVDEQLAKDVQLVDSIAEKQAQIFSKECKLFPADVQIQSIYPLPDIAELELKLS, from the exons atgGCGGAGATCGCGAATTTCCTCAGTATCACGCCTTCAGTCGACACTAAGGCGATTCAG GGCAAGGGCAGCTACCACGAGTGGGTGGAGCTCCTCCGTCTAATTGTTGACTTGGTGGAAGCTAGCTGCTATGCCGACAATCCAGAGTGGAG TGTTGATGAGCAGTTGGCAAAGGATGTACAACTTGTAGATTCCATTGCTGAGAAACAGGCGCAAATTTTTTCAAAGGAGTGCAAGCTTTTTCCTGCAGATGTCCAAATACAATCAATTTACCCCCT GCCTGATATAGCAGAATTAGAGTTGAAGCTCTCTTAG
- the LOC123405200 gene encoding uncharacterized protein LOC123405200, with protein sequence MPKSHMASTIYEMKSHILLKDQLQISKIALKMAMAQIKLLRNKKEVQVRQMRREVAQLLDGNQDQTTRMRVEHVIRKEKFMQAYDLIEVYCELIVARLLLLNERNVIHLARWAVPVGSIPTAQSPPSRPAAASGEDWFPMASKQMEEIQRKLAVLAYPRAWC encoded by the exons ATGCCCAAGTCGCATATGGCTTCCACCATCTACGAGATGAAAAGCCATATCTTGCTCAAGGACCAGTTGCAAATAAG CAAGATTGCCCTCAAGATGGCCATGGCGCAGATCAAGCTGCTGCGGAACAAGAAGGAGGTGCAGGTGCGCCAGATGCGCCGCGAGGTCGCCCAGCTCCTCGACGGAAACCAGGACCAGACCACGCGCATGAGG GTTGAACATGTCATAAGGAAAGAGAAGTTCATGCAAGCATACGACCTGATTGAAGTGTACTGCGAACTTATAGTGGCACGCTT GTTATTGCTAAATGAGCGTAACGTCATCCATCTTGCTCGCTGGGCTGTCCCCGTCGGCTCGATCCCCACAGCCCAATCACCACCAAGCCGGCCGGCCGCCGCGAGCGGGGAGGATTGGTTCCCCATGGCGTCGAAGCAGATGGAGGAGATCCAGCGGAAGCTGGCAGTGCTGGCCTACCCGCGCGCCTGGTGCTGA